A segment of the Vibrio parahaemolyticus genome:
CCATTTCCTGCTTGACGCATGCTCGGAAATATCGGCACTAAACGCCCGGCTTTGAGCCAATCTCTCGCGATAAAGTGAGGAATCTGAGTTAACCCTAAGCCTTCTGCGCAAAGCTCTGCCATCGATTCGCCGTCGTTTACAATAAAATTTCTCTCGGGGTTGTACTCACTTGTGCCGTCTGGTTCTGGCATCCGAATCGGCAACAGTTTCCCCGTTTGTTTAAAACGAAAACGAACCCAAGAATGGTCATTGAATGCGTTTGGGCCACTCGGAACACCATGCCGTGTTAAATAATCCTGACTACCACAAATAATAAAATCGATAGGACTCAGCTGGCGCACAATCAACTGGCTGTCCTGAACGACACCAGAACGAATCGACACATCAATCCCTTGTTCAATAATATCAACGTAGGCGTCATCGTAATGAATATCGATAGTGATGCTGGGGTAGCGGCGGCAAAACTCTTTTAATAAAGGGCGAATGTAAAGGCGACCGTAGGAGACCGGCACATTAATCTTAAGCAGTCCTGAAAGCGCATCATTGTGGCTTTTTAATGAATCCTCACACGCCGTCAGTTCGTCCAGTACAAACCTAGCGGTATTTGCGTATCGACGACCAGCTTCTGTCAGACGGATCTGTCGCGTAGAACGCTGGAACAGCTGTATTCCCAAGTCGCTTTCAAGACGATGGATTGCCTTACTCACTGTAGAAGGGTCTGTGCCATGCGCTTTGGCGGCTGCAGCAAAACTGCCACCTTCTAAAGTGGCAATAAAAAATCGTAGGGACCGTATCTTATCCATAAAACTCGAGCATTCCATTCGTGAACTTTCTTCACTTTAGTAAAGACAAACTAGCTCTTCAATCACCAATCAGCCCAAATATAATGAATCTCAATAACTTGATGCTCTGTTAACGAGGAAAAAACAATGGGTAAAAATGGATTAAAGAATGCACTAAAACTACTAATAGCGACCTTAGTCCTATTCTTTGGGATGCTTCAAACGGCACATGCGGCGGATAAACGCATTGGCATTCTGGTTTACGACGGCGTACTGACCTCTGATGTCACTGCGCCTTTAGAGGTCTTTGGCGTCGCAAGTCGTCTGACTTGGTTTAGTGATTATGAAGTGCTCACCATTTCCGTCTCTGATCAGAAAACCATCACCACTGAAGAGGGATTAAAAATTGGTGTGGATGCTTGGATTGGCGATCAGCCGGAACTCGACGTGCTGGTTTTAACATCCAGCTACGACATGGATGCGCTAATCGAAAACAAGGATCTCATTCACTTTATTCAAACCACATCAAAGGCGGCAGATTGGATGGCAAGTAATTGCTCTGGTGCGTATCTATTGGCCGAGGCTGGCCTTTTAAACGGTAAGAAAGCAACGACGTGGGCAGGAGGTGAAAACGGACTACAAAAAGACTATCCAGCAGTTGATGTACAGTTCAACCAGAATTTTGTGGTTGATGATGGAGTCATCACCTCAAACGGCAGCCTAGTCAGCTATCAGGCCGCCCTTAAATTACTGCATCTCATGACTTCGGAATCTAAAGCTCAAGAAGTCGCAGACGCCCTTCAATACTCACGTTTTTCTACCCAGCCATTTTAAGCGGGCAAGGACGAAACCGCAGGTAACCTTCGGTGTTTCAGA
Coding sequences within it:
- a CDS encoding LysR family transcriptional regulator is translated as MDKIRSLRFFIATLEGGSFAAAAKAHGTDPSTVSKAIHRLESDLGIQLFQRSTRQIRLTEAGRRYANTARFVLDELTACEDSLKSHNDALSGLLKINVPVSYGRLYIRPLLKEFCRRYPSITIDIHYDDAYVDIIEQGIDVSIRSGVVQDSQLIVRQLSPIDFIICGSQDYLTRHGVPSGPNAFNDHSWVRFRFKQTGKLLPIRMPEPDGTSEYNPERNFIVNDGESMAELCAEGLGLTQIPHFIARDWLKAGRLVPIFPSMRQAGNGVYLLYANREYVPARVRVFIDFITQAIQDMDETPFHTWAETLPIYQPNQGD
- a CDS encoding DJ-1/PfpI family protein; translated protein: MGKNGLKNALKLLIATLVLFFGMLQTAHAADKRIGILVYDGVLTSDVTAPLEVFGVASRLTWFSDYEVLTISVSDQKTITTEEGLKIGVDAWIGDQPELDVLVLTSSYDMDALIENKDLIHFIQTTSKAADWMASNCSGAYLLAEAGLLNGKKATTWAGGENGLQKDYPAVDVQFNQNFVVDDGVITSNGSLVSYQAALKLLHLMTSESKAQEVADALQYSRFSTQPF